Genomic segment of Kibdelosporangium phytohabitans:
AGAACCTCGATCACCGCGCCACGCACCTCATCACGCACACCGTCGGCATCCCAGGCGTAGAAGTTCAGCAACCGCTGCATCCGTTCCGGCCCAGCGTCTCCCACGGCCTCGGCCAGCGTCCAACCATTCTTCCGCTCGGTCTCGCTGAGCAAACCCCGCACATACGACCGCATCTGCCGCCGGGACTCGACCCTGGGAAACCGCGCCGCGAACCGACCCATGAACGCCTCGAAACTTGCCGACCACCCAGTCGCCATCTCTTCCACCAACACCAAGATCAACTACCACGACACGACCACAGATTACAACCTGTCGTTGCAGTATTAGGCGCGTATCGAAGGTTTCGGTCCTTGTGTTCACGAGGAGGTGTGCATGGGCGTCAAGGGCTCGCTGGCCCGCCAACTGCTTGCGTGGCAGGTCGTGATCGTGATCGCCCTGCTCACCGGGGTCGCGGTGTTCTCGGCGATCCAGGCGAACGAGAACTTCATGGACGTCGCAGGCCGCCGGATGCTGCTGGCCGCCGAGAACCTCGCCGCCACCCCCACGATCCGCGGCACGGACACAGCCCCCGGTGTCGACGACGACATCCCCGGTGCTCTGTCGGACCCGCTGCGTTACCAGCAACTGCCGTCGTTCGCCGAGAGCACCCGCGCGTTCTCCGGCGCCGACCTGGTCGTGCTCGCCCGGCCCGACCTGACCGTCGTGAGCGCGACGACACCGGGTCTGACCGGCTCGAAACTGGCCGTCGGCTCGGACACCATCACCCGGTCGTGGGTCGGTGTCATCGGCGATTCGCTGGTCGCGCACGTGCCCGTGATGGACAACGGCAGCCACGTGATCGGGATCGTCGCGGTCAGTGTGGAGACACCGGGGTTCTTCGCCGGGATCATCGAGTCGCCCGCGGACGCGCTCGTCGCGCTCGGGCTGGCCACCGTGCTCGGTGTGTTCGGGTCGCTGTTGCTGGCCCAGCGCGTGAAGAAGCAGACCCTCGGGCTGGAGCCCGCCGAGATCACCGCGCTGGTCGAGCAGCGCGAGGCGATGCTGCACGGGATCAGGGAAGGCGTGGTCGGTCTCGACGGCAACAACCGGATCGTGCTGGTCAACGACCGCGCGAAGGCGCTGCTGTCGATCCCCGGCGACAGCGTGGGCACCGCCGTGTCCGATTTGGACTTCAACGAGCGGATGACCGACGTGCTGACCGGACGCGCGGAGGGCGCCGACCAGATCGTGTTGCGCCGCGGCCGGGTGCTGACGATGAACCGGATGCCGATCTCGCTGCACGACAAGTCGATCGGCTCGGTCGTGACCATGCGCGACCGTACCGAGATGGTCGCGTTGCAGAACGAGCTCGCCGCGACCCAGAACACCACGGACACCCTGCGCGCCCAGGCGCACGAGTTCTCCAACCGGCTGCACACCATCTCCGGCCTGATCGAACTCGGCGAGTACGACGAGG
This window contains:
- a CDS encoding sensor histidine kinase, giving the protein MGVKGSLARQLLAWQVVIVIALLTGVAVFSAIQANENFMDVAGRRMLLAAENLAATPTIRGTDTAPGVDDDIPGALSDPLRYQQLPSFAESTRAFSGADLVVLARPDLTVVSATTPGLTGSKLAVGSDTITRSWVGVIGDSLVAHVPVMDNGSHVIGIVAVSVETPGFFAGIIESPADALVALGLATVLGVFGSLLLAQRVKKQTLGLEPAEITALVEQREAMLHGIREGVVGLDGNNRIVLVNDRAKALLSIPGDSVGTAVSDLDFNERMTDVLTGRAEGADQIVLRRGRVLTMNRMPISLHDKSIGSVVTMRDRTEMVALQNELAATQNTTDTLRAQAHEFSNRLHTISGLIELGEYDEVRQFITTVSNTQQQWHAEVSARIEDSAVAALLIAKASVAAEHSVGLRLSAGSRLSEVDSSLSADLVTVLGNLVDNAVDALGGARDGWIEVDISELDDAIRVVVRDSGPGVAPEIAREVFRNGFTTKAAEEGGKRGLGLALARQTCIRRQGWIDVHNEGGAVFTAMVPR